The following are encoded in a window of Sminthopsis crassicaudata isolate SCR6 chromosome 3, ASM4859323v1, whole genome shotgun sequence genomic DNA:
- the LYPD1 gene encoding ly6/PLAUR domain-containing protein 1, which yields MWFLGIVTTFGGLFLLPGFALQIQCYQCEEFQLDDCSSPEFIVNCTVNVQDTCQKEVMEQSSGILYRKSCASSAACLIASAGYQSFCSPGKLNSVCISCCKSSLCNGPRPKKRGSSAAMPRAGLSITILLLKLAFFSVHC from the exons ATGTGGTTCCTCGGTATCGTTACTACTTTTGGGGGATTGTTTTTGCTTCCAg GTTTTGCTCTCCAGATCCAGTGTTATCAGTGTGAAGAATTCCAGTTGGATGATTGCTCCTCCCCTGAGTTCATTGTGAATTGTACGGTTAATGTTCAAGATACTTGTCAGAAAGAAGTAATGGAACAAAGTTCTG GAATTCTGTATCGCAAGTCCTGTGCATCATCTGCTGCCTGTCTCATTGCCTCAGCTGGATACCAATCCTTCTGCTCCCCAGGGAAATTGAACTCAGTCTGCATCAGCTGCTGTAAATCCTCACTCTGCAATGGGCCCCGACCCAAGAAAAGGGGCAGCTCAGCAGCAATGCCAAGGGCAGGGCTCTCCATCACCATTCTTCTCTTGAAACTGGCCTTCTTCTCAGTCCACTGCTGA